From the Stigmatella erecta genome, one window contains:
- the pgm gene encoding phosphoglucomutase (alpha-D-glucose-1,6-bisphosphate-dependent), whose amino-acid sequence MPHPLAGKPPPDSVLIQPEALRGQYYSEQPDVRVPEQRVAFGTSGHRGSSARRSFNEAHILAVTQAVCEYRQQQKIDGPLFLGMDTHALSEPAQRSALEVLAAHGVEVRYTERATPTPVISHAILTYNRGRSTGLADGIVITPSHNPPEDGGIKYNPPNGGPADTNITSWVEKRANELLGTGNAGVKRTPYERARAASHLRAYDFITPYVEDLGNVVDLDVIRGAKLSIGADPLGGSNLDYWKPIAQRYGLNIQVVNEAVDPTFRFMPLDHDGKIRMDCSSPFAMANLVALKDRYDIAFGNDTDSDRHGIVTRSAGLMNPNHYLAVAISYLFRNRPGWKAEAAVGKTLVSSSMIDRVAKDIGRRVVEVPVGFKWFVEGLLDGSLGFGGEESAGASFLRKDGTVWSTDKDGIILDLLAVEILARTGKDPGAHYAELTARFGAPRYTRIDQPATSAQKAILKKLSPEAVKATTLAGEPILARLTRAPGNNAELGGLKVVAENGWFAARPSGTEDLYKIYAESFRDQAHLDAVVEEARAMVGEAFSRA is encoded by the coding sequence GTGCCCCATCCTCTTGCCGGTAAGCCCCCTCCCGACTCTGTCCTCATCCAGCCCGAGGCCCTCCGTGGGCAGTACTACTCGGAGCAGCCCGATGTGCGTGTGCCCGAGCAGCGGGTCGCCTTTGGAACGTCCGGCCACCGCGGCTCGTCCGCGCGGCGGAGCTTCAACGAGGCGCACATCCTGGCAGTGACCCAGGCCGTCTGCGAGTACCGCCAGCAGCAGAAGATCGACGGCCCCCTGTTCCTGGGCATGGACACGCATGCGCTGTCCGAGCCCGCCCAGCGCTCCGCCCTGGAGGTGCTGGCCGCCCACGGCGTGGAGGTGCGCTACACCGAGCGCGCCACGCCCACCCCCGTCATCTCGCACGCCATCCTCACGTACAACCGGGGCCGCAGCACGGGGCTCGCGGACGGCATCGTCATCACCCCCTCTCACAACCCTCCCGAGGATGGGGGCATCAAGTACAACCCGCCCAACGGCGGCCCCGCCGACACGAACATCACCTCCTGGGTCGAGAAGCGCGCCAACGAGCTGCTCGGCACCGGCAATGCCGGGGTGAAGCGGACGCCCTATGAGCGCGCCCGGGCCGCCTCGCACCTGCGGGCGTATGACTTCATCACCCCGTACGTCGAGGACCTCGGCAACGTGGTGGACCTGGACGTCATCCGGGGCGCGAAGCTCTCCATCGGCGCCGACCCGCTGGGGGGCTCGAACCTGGACTACTGGAAGCCCATCGCCCAGCGCTACGGGCTGAACATCCAGGTCGTCAACGAGGCGGTGGACCCCACCTTCCGGTTCATGCCCCTGGACCATGACGGGAAGATCCGCATGGACTGCTCGTCGCCGTTCGCCATGGCGAACCTCGTGGCGCTCAAGGACCGCTACGACATCGCCTTCGGCAACGACACCGACTCTGACCGGCACGGCATCGTCACGCGCTCGGCGGGGTTGATGAACCCCAACCACTACCTGGCGGTGGCCATCTCCTACTTGTTCCGCAACCGCCCCGGCTGGAAGGCCGAGGCCGCCGTGGGCAAGACGCTGGTGAGCAGCAGCATGATCGACCGCGTGGCGAAGGACATCGGCCGCCGCGTCGTCGAGGTGCCCGTGGGCTTCAAGTGGTTCGTGGAGGGACTGCTCGATGGCTCCCTGGGCTTCGGCGGCGAGGAGAGCGCCGGCGCGTCGTTCCTCCGCAAGGACGGGACGGTGTGGTCCACGGACAAGGACGGCATCATCCTGGATCTGCTCGCCGTGGAGATTCTCGCGCGGACGGGCAAGGACCCGGGCGCCCACTACGCGGAGCTCACCGCCCGGTTCGGGGCGCCGCGCTACACGCGCATCGATCAGCCCGCCACCTCGGCCCAGAAGGCCATCCTCAAGAAGCTCTCCCCGGAGGCGGTGAAGGCGACGACCCTGGCCGGAGAGCCCATCCTCGCCCGTCTGACGCGGGCGCCGGGCAACAACGCGGAGCTGGGCGGGCTCAAGGTGGTGGCCGAGAACGGCTGGTTCGCCGCGCGGCCCTCCGGCACCGAGGACCTCTACAAGATTTACGCGGAGAGCTTCCGCGACCAGGCTCACCTGGACGCGGTGGTGGAGGAGGCGCGCGCCATGGTGGGCGAAGCCTTCTCACGCGCCTAG
- a CDS encoding amidohydrolase, protein MPGARAVAAEPPDMAQRVTQGLQGLYPELDALYRQLHQTPELSTQEEKTAAKMAERLRALGFTVTQKVGGHGVVGVLRNGPGPTVMLRTDLDGLPVEEKTGLPYASKATAKDASGQSVPVMHACGHDVHMTVWVGTATLLARAKDQWRGTLVMVGQPAEEQGSGARAMLADGLFQRFPKPDFALAVHDSATAAAGTVEFVPEYAMASVDSVDVTLYGKGGHGAYPHLTVDPILLAARTVTAFQTIVSRERDPLEPAVLTVGSIHGGTKHNIIPDEVKLQLTVRSYKPEVRQRILSAIERIAKAESEAAGSPRAPSISVTEGTPALYNDPALLKRVQDALVRALGAPNVRVGRPTMGGEDFAEYGRAGVPSVLLWVGAVEPAKHQEAQKSGTALPSLHSGLFAPDRERTLRTGVTTLTHAALEVLGRPTP, encoded by the coding sequence ATGCCCGGTGCGCGCGCTGTGGCGGCGGAACCCCCGGACATGGCTCAGCGCGTCACCCAGGGGCTCCAGGGCCTCTACCCGGAGCTGGATGCGCTCTACCGGCAGCTCCACCAGACGCCGGAGCTGTCCACCCAGGAGGAGAAGACGGCGGCGAAGATGGCCGAGCGCCTGCGCGCGCTGGGCTTCACGGTGACGCAGAAGGTGGGCGGGCACGGGGTGGTGGGCGTGCTGCGCAATGGCCCGGGCCCCACGGTGATGCTGCGCACGGACCTGGACGGGCTGCCCGTGGAGGAGAAGACGGGCCTGCCCTATGCGAGCAAGGCCACGGCGAAGGATGCGTCGGGCCAGAGCGTGCCGGTGATGCATGCCTGTGGCCATGACGTGCACATGACGGTGTGGGTGGGCACGGCCACGCTGCTGGCGCGCGCCAAGGACCAGTGGCGGGGCACGCTGGTGATGGTGGGCCAGCCCGCCGAGGAGCAGGGCTCGGGGGCCCGCGCCATGCTGGCCGATGGCCTCTTCCAGCGCTTTCCCAAGCCGGACTTCGCCCTGGCCGTGCACGACTCGGCCACCGCCGCGGCGGGCACGGTGGAGTTCGTGCCCGAGTACGCGATGGCCAGCGTGGACTCCGTGGACGTCACCCTCTACGGCAAGGGCGGGCACGGGGCGTATCCGCACCTCACCGTGGACCCCATCCTCCTGGCGGCCCGGACCGTGACGGCCTTCCAGACCATCGTGAGCCGCGAGCGGGATCCACTGGAGCCCGCCGTCCTCACCGTGGGCTCCATCCACGGGGGTACCAAGCACAACATCATCCCCGACGAGGTGAAGCTCCAGCTCACCGTGCGCTCCTACAAGCCCGAGGTCCGCCAGCGCATCCTCTCCGCCATCGAGCGCATCGCGAAGGCCGAGTCCGAGGCGGCCGGCTCCCCCCGCGCCCCCAGCATCTCCGTCACGGAAGGGACGCCTGCCCTCTACAATGACCCCGCGCTCTTGAAGCGCGTTCAGGACGCGCTGGTGCGCGCGCTGGGCGCCCCCAACGTCCGCGTGGGCCGGCCCACCATGGGCGGAGAGGACTTCGCCGAGTATGGCCGCGCGGGCGTTCCCTCCGTGCTCCTCTGGGTGGGCGCCGTGGAGCCCGCGAAGCACCAGGAGGCCCAGAAATCGGGCACGGCGCTGCCCTCGCTCCACTCGGGCCTGTTCGCCCCGGACCGAGAGCGAACCCTGCGTACCGGCGTCACCACATTGACCCACGCGGCACTGGAAGTGCTGGGCCGGCCAACTCCCTGA
- a CDS encoding long-chain fatty acid--CoA ligase, whose protein sequence is MLAGRMMDFPLTLTHLLERARTFHGRSEIVSRRPDRSLHRYTYADFYRRSCQLAHALRKLGIQPGDRVASLCWNHHQHLELYFAVPAMGAVLHTLNLRLAPKDLGYIANHAKDRVLVVDRTLLPLLEKFVKDVPSLEHIIVIPDDGPAPEGRRDYEQWLAAEPTTFDFPELEERSAAMLCYTSGTTGNPKGVLFSHRSIVLHTLVSCMGEMVGTLPRDVVLPVVPMFHAAAWGLPFDALITGAKLVFPGPHMDPVSLLDLMAQERVTLAGGVPTIWLGILALLDQEPKRWDLSAIRAMLIGGSAAPASLIGGFQKRHGLRVTHAWGMTELNPVGTMARLKLHQEGLDEAAQLEVRASQGYPLPFVEQRHVSDTGEVLPWDGKTMGELEVRGPWVASSYYGDEGANRFTADGWFKTGDVVTIDSEGNLRITDRAKDVIKSGGEWISSVALENALMAHPAVLEAAVFAARHPKWDERPLAAVVLKPGQHATGEELAGYLQQHFVKWWLPEDYLFVPQIPRTSTGKFLKTKLREEFGEHLMKRG, encoded by the coding sequence ATGCTCGCTGGCCGGATGATGGACTTTCCGCTGACCTTGACCCACCTCCTGGAGCGCGCCCGCACCTTCCATGGCCGCTCCGAGATCGTCTCCCGCCGGCCGGACCGCTCGCTGCACCGCTATACCTACGCGGACTTCTACCGGCGCTCGTGCCAGCTCGCCCATGCCCTGCGCAAGCTGGGCATCCAGCCCGGAGACCGCGTGGCCTCGCTGTGCTGGAACCACCACCAGCACCTGGAGCTGTACTTCGCCGTGCCCGCCATGGGCGCGGTGCTCCACACGCTCAACCTGCGCCTGGCCCCCAAGGACCTGGGCTACATCGCGAACCATGCGAAGGACCGCGTCCTCGTGGTGGACCGCACGCTCCTGCCGCTGCTCGAGAAGTTCGTGAAGGACGTCCCCTCCCTGGAGCACATCATCGTCATCCCGGACGATGGCCCCGCCCCCGAAGGCCGGCGCGACTACGAGCAGTGGCTGGCCGCCGAGCCCACCACCTTTGACTTCCCCGAGCTGGAGGAGCGCAGCGCGGCGATGCTCTGCTACACCTCCGGCACCACGGGCAACCCCAAGGGCGTGCTCTTCAGCCACCGCTCCATCGTCCTGCACACCCTGGTCTCCTGCATGGGCGAGATGGTGGGCACGCTGCCCCGGGATGTGGTGCTGCCGGTGGTGCCCATGTTCCACGCGGCCGCCTGGGGTCTGCCCTTCGATGCCCTCATCACCGGGGCCAAGCTCGTCTTCCCGGGCCCTCACATGGACCCGGTGTCCCTGCTGGACCTGATGGCCCAGGAGCGCGTCACCCTGGCCGGCGGGGTGCCCACCATCTGGCTGGGCATCCTCGCGCTCCTGGACCAGGAGCCCAAGCGGTGGGACCTGAGCGCCATCCGCGCCATGCTCATCGGCGGCTCGGCGGCCCCCGCCTCGCTCATCGGCGGCTTCCAGAAGCGGCACGGCCTACGGGTGACCCACGCCTGGGGAATGACGGAGCTCAACCCTGTGGGCACCATGGCCCGGCTGAAACTGCACCAGGAGGGCCTGGACGAGGCCGCCCAGCTCGAGGTGCGCGCCTCCCAGGGCTACCCCCTGCCCTTCGTCGAGCAGCGCCACGTGAGCGACACGGGCGAGGTGCTGCCCTGGGACGGGAAGACCATGGGCGAGCTGGAGGTGCGCGGCCCCTGGGTGGCCAGCTCCTATTATGGAGACGAGGGCGCGAACCGCTTCACCGCGGACGGCTGGTTCAAGACGGGGGACGTGGTCACCATCGACTCCGAGGGGAACCTGCGCATCACCGACCGGGCCAAGGACGTCATCAAGTCCGGCGGGGAGTGGATCAGCTCCGTGGCGCTGGAGAACGCCCTGATGGCCCACCCCGCGGTGCTGGAGGCGGCGGTGTTCGCCGCACGCCACCCCAAATGGGACGAACGGCCGCTGGCGGCGGTGGTGCTCAAGCCGGGGCAGCACGCCACGGGGGAGGAGCTGGCCGGGTACCTGCAGCAGCACTTCGTCAAGTGGTGGCTCCCGGAGGACTACCTCTTCGTGCCCCAGATTCCGCGCACCTCCACGGGCAAGTTCCTCAAGACGAAGCTGCGCGAGGAGTTCGGCGAACACCTGATGAAGCGGGGGTGA
- a CDS encoding M20 family metallopeptidase: MNHSAALQSSESIWEKEILPQLERYIRIPNKSPAFEPNWVAAGHMEEAVKLIASWAETQTAHIPGLKVEVVRLKNDKGEPRTPVIFMEIPGEGKDTVLLYGHLDKQPEMTGWRQGLEPWKPVREGDKLYGRGGADDGYSAFASLAAIRLLREQKLPHSRCVVLIEACEESGSYDLPAYIEALAPRIGQPSLVVCLDSGCANYDQLWMTTSLRGLVAGNLRVDILTEGVHSGDASGVVPSSYRILRQLLDRVDDVATGRVRVEGLHVQIPAGRQEQARAVAQVLGQEVYSRFPWVEGARPVTNDGTELILNRTWRPALSVTGVEGMPPLGSAGNVLRPYTSVKLSMRIPPRLDAVAATKALKETLESNPPYGARVTFEGEKASAGWDAPALAPWLEKATAEASQAFFGKPFMAMGEGGTIPFMEMLGKRFPEAQFLITGVLGPNSNAHGPNEFLHIPTGKKLTAAVASVVATHFNR; the protein is encoded by the coding sequence ATGAACCACTCCGCCGCCCTGCAGTCGTCCGAGAGCATCTGGGAGAAGGAGATCCTTCCCCAGCTCGAGCGTTACATCCGCATCCCCAACAAGTCGCCCGCCTTCGAGCCCAACTGGGTGGCGGCGGGCCACATGGAGGAGGCGGTGAAGCTCATCGCCTCCTGGGCCGAGACGCAGACGGCCCACATCCCCGGGCTCAAGGTGGAGGTGGTGCGCCTGAAGAACGACAAGGGCGAGCCGCGCACGCCCGTCATCTTCATGGAGATTCCGGGCGAGGGGAAGGACACCGTCCTGCTCTACGGCCACCTCGACAAGCAGCCGGAGATGACCGGCTGGCGCCAGGGGCTGGAGCCCTGGAAGCCGGTGCGCGAGGGCGACAAGCTCTACGGGCGCGGCGGCGCGGATGATGGGTACTCGGCCTTCGCCTCGCTGGCGGCCATCCGCCTGCTGCGCGAGCAGAAGCTGCCCCACTCGCGCTGTGTCGTCCTCATCGAGGCGTGCGAGGAGAGCGGCTCCTACGACTTGCCGGCCTACATCGAGGCGCTGGCGCCGCGCATTGGCCAGCCGTCGCTGGTGGTGTGCCTGGACTCGGGGTGCGCCAACTACGACCAGCTCTGGATGACCACGAGCCTGCGCGGCCTGGTGGCGGGCAACCTGCGCGTGGACATCCTCACCGAGGGCGTGCACTCGGGCGATGCGAGCGGCGTGGTGCCCTCCTCCTACCGCATCCTGCGGCAGCTGCTGGACAGGGTGGATGACGTGGCCACCGGGCGCGTGCGCGTCGAGGGGCTGCACGTGCAGATTCCCGCGGGCCGCCAGGAGCAGGCCCGGGCGGTGGCGCAGGTGCTCGGCCAGGAGGTGTACAGCCGCTTCCCGTGGGTGGAGGGGGCGCGGCCGGTGACGAACGACGGGACGGAGCTCATCCTCAACCGCACCTGGCGCCCGGCGCTGTCGGTGACGGGGGTGGAGGGCATGCCGCCGCTGGGCAGCGCGGGTAACGTGCTGCGGCCGTATACCTCGGTGAAGCTGAGCATGCGCATTCCGCCGCGCCTGGACGCGGTGGCCGCCACGAAGGCGCTCAAGGAGACGCTGGAGAGCAACCCGCCGTACGGCGCGCGCGTCACCTTCGAGGGCGAGAAGGCCAGCGCGGGCTGGGATGCCCCGGCCCTGGCGCCCTGGCTGGAGAAGGCCACGGCCGAGGCGAGCCAGGCCTTCTTCGGCAAGCCCTTCATGGCCATGGGCGAGGGCGGCACCATCCCGTTCATGGAGATGCTGGGCAAGCGCTTCCCGGAGGCGCAGTTCCTCATCACCGGCGTGCTGGGCCCCAACTCCAACGCCCACGGGCCCAACGAGTTCCTGCACATCCCCACCGGCAAGAAGCTCACCGCGGCCGTGGCCAGCGTGGTGGCCACCCACTTCAACCGGTAG
- a CDS encoding type 4 pilus major pilin translates to MKNTQMANLRCQSGVTLIEALALIIGGIVVLAAVALGVFKLFTASEISTEASNITQISTNLKNLKDGTNGYRDLDTKTAIAFHVFPLNMAQSPAGTVSNSWGGAVSVDQAPGNSDHYILSYKGVPQEACQQLALKLRSADWVGLTIGGARIDKSSSISDIQSVCKFQANGNDFAFEGT, encoded by the coding sequence ATGAAAAACACACAAATGGCCAACCTACGCTGTCAATCAGGCGTGACGCTGATCGAAGCTCTGGCCCTGATAATCGGTGGCATCGTCGTCCTTGCGGCAGTTGCCTTGGGCGTCTTCAAACTCTTTACCGCTTCCGAAATCTCTACCGAAGCCAGCAACATCACCCAGATCAGCACCAACCTGAAAAACCTGAAAGACGGCACCAATGGCTATCGTGATCTTGATACAAAAACAGCGATTGCCTTCCATGTTTTTCCGCTGAACATGGCGCAGAGTCCTGCTGGGACTGTTAGTAATTCCTGGGGTGGAGCGGTTAGTGTCGATCAGGCTCCTGGAAATAGCGACCACTATATTCTTTCCTACAAGGGCGTTCCCCAAGAAGCTTGTCAGCAATTGGCCCTCAAGTTGCGCTCAGCCGACTGGGTTGGCTTGACAATAGGAGGTGCTCGCATCGACAAATCTTCAAGCATTTCTGACATTCAATCTGTGTGCAAATTTCAGGCAAATGGCAATGACTTTGCCTTTGAAGGCACTTAA
- a CDS encoding class I SAM-dependent methyltransferase: protein MDTDFYLLGHEAAEDRRLVRQAQDLAGETRWLFDQLDIPVGARAIDLGCGPRGVLDLLSTRVGSSGTVVGLERGEDTLARARAFVAEHGLHNVELIQGDARATGQPPGAFDLVHARLVLVNVPRPEEIVRPQGLSGPVV, encoded by the coding sequence ATGGACACGGATTTTTATTTGCTCGGCCACGAGGCCGCGGAGGATCGGCGTCTGGTTCGCCAGGCGCAAGATCTTGCGGGAGAGACGCGCTGGCTCTTCGACCAACTCGACATCCCCGTGGGCGCCCGAGCGATCGACCTGGGCTGTGGTCCGCGCGGCGTGCTCGATCTCCTCTCCACGCGAGTGGGCTCCTCCGGCACGGTGGTGGGCCTTGAGCGCGGTGAAGACACGCTCGCTCGCGCACGCGCATTCGTTGCCGAGCATGGCCTGCACAACGTCGAGCTGATTCAAGGGGACGCGCGCGCAACGGGGCAGCCGCCCGGCGCATTCGATCTCGTCCACGCGCGCCTCGTGCTCGTCAACGTCCCGCGCCCTGAGGAAATCGTCCGTCCTCAGGGATTGTCGGGACCGGTGGTTTGA
- a CDS encoding NAD-dependent epimerase/dehydratase family protein — protein MRILVTGSSGRLGVEVCRQLSGAHTVTGIDVAPGPFTQVIGGVEDRALVFEQVSRVEAVVHVASLHAPHRDQLPKSRFIDVNVQGTLNLLEAAVAHGCQRFVYTSTTSVYGRAMEPRAQAAVWVTEELPPEPRDIYDVTKLAAEQLCRLIHEEHGLPVILLRTARFYPQPYEALALHRLHRGLDVRDCAWAHQLALEASVPFGLYNICARSPFQREDMPELWADAASVIRRRAPEVAGQLTRQGIGLPTRIDRVYVMARAERELGFQPRFNAREFLECEPQTKNREL, from the coding sequence ATGAGGATCCTCGTCACGGGCAGTTCGGGCCGCCTCGGTGTGGAGGTGTGCCGGCAGCTTTCCGGCGCGCATACGGTGACAGGCATCGATGTCGCGCCGGGTCCCTTTACCCAGGTCATCGGAGGCGTAGAGGATCGCGCGCTTGTCTTTGAGCAGGTGTCACGCGTGGAGGCTGTGGTGCACGTGGCCTCGCTGCACGCGCCACACCGCGATCAGCTTCCCAAGTCCCGCTTCATCGACGTGAACGTGCAGGGAACCCTGAACTTGCTCGAAGCGGCTGTGGCGCATGGCTGCCAGCGTTTCGTCTACACCAGCACCACTTCCGTCTATGGACGCGCCATGGAGCCGCGCGCGCAAGCCGCCGTGTGGGTCACGGAGGAGCTTCCCCCCGAGCCTCGCGACATCTACGACGTCACCAAGCTGGCCGCCGAGCAGCTTTGCCGGCTGATTCACGAGGAGCACGGACTGCCCGTCATCCTCCTGCGGACCGCGCGCTTCTACCCGCAGCCGTACGAAGCGCTCGCCCTCCACCGTCTCCACCGGGGGTTGGATGTGCGCGACTGCGCGTGGGCCCACCAGCTGGCGCTGGAAGCCTCGGTCCCCTTCGGGCTGTACAACATCTGCGCCCGCTCCCCCTTCCAGCGCGAGGACATGCCGGAGCTATGGGCAGACGCGGCGAGCGTCATCCGCCGCCGGGCGCCCGAGGTAGCCGGGCAGCTCACACGGCAAGGCATCGGCCTACCCACCCGCATCGATCGCGTCTATGTCATGGCCCGCGCCGAAAGAGAGCTGGGCTTTCAACCGCGATTCAACGCCCGCGAGTTCCTTGAGTGTGAACCTCAAACAAAGAACAGGGAATTGTAA
- a CDS encoding glycosyltransferase family 4 protein has product MKIAHINWIALPTAGGDAVHIGKLVQELRRLGATTEVFAGTRGALDAHYLEALDLLAEPSDEQRALEELLQAVQGFDVVQLHNSQFHRPAMTRRLIDGLLAQPRPPRLVHNMHCMTDAEAGWDVLRHRGLPIIAHSRYIADETRRKIPRAEIHEVFLSLTMSQSAYAFPPVSGKLILQPTRLSRWKGSAISLQAVLELLEAGREDFTFFHAGKDQRIFPTGLDEALLARVAPWQERRRIHFIHYSVEQSWEAIRQADFLLHPTIDGGSQGEPFSLAAAQTVMLGKPVIATDSGNLPIMLGGYGPKQIIPIQDVGALRDAIAAWLDRGVPASTEADRALGETLRQGFLRSAEEHLHLYERLLGPGLSEVGAVLGMDD; this is encoded by the coding sequence TTGAAGATCGCCCATATCAACTGGATTGCCCTCCCCACCGCCGGAGGGGATGCGGTGCATATCGGCAAGCTGGTCCAGGAGTTGCGGCGGCTGGGCGCCACCACGGAGGTCTTCGCCGGCACCCGGGGGGCGCTGGACGCGCACTACCTGGAGGCGCTGGATCTGCTGGCCGAGCCAAGCGATGAGCAGCGGGCGCTGGAAGAGCTGCTCCAGGCCGTCCAGGGCTTCGACGTGGTGCAGCTTCACAACTCGCAGTTCCACCGCCCGGCGATGACCCGGCGGCTGATCGATGGGCTGCTCGCGCAGCCTCGGCCCCCTCGGCTCGTCCACAACATGCACTGCATGACGGATGCAGAGGCGGGCTGGGATGTGCTGCGTCACCGCGGGCTGCCCATCATCGCGCATTCTCGCTACATCGCCGACGAGACCCGCCGGAAGATCCCCCGCGCCGAGATTCACGAGGTGTTCCTCTCGCTGACGATGAGCCAGAGCGCGTACGCCTTTCCGCCGGTCTCCGGGAAGTTGATCCTCCAGCCGACGCGCCTATCGAGGTGGAAGGGCTCGGCGATCTCGCTCCAGGCGGTGCTCGAGCTGCTGGAGGCGGGCCGGGAGGACTTCACCTTCTTCCACGCGGGCAAGGACCAGCGCATCTTTCCCACGGGACTCGACGAGGCGCTGCTCGCCCGGGTGGCGCCGTGGCAGGAGCGCAGGCGTATCCACTTCATTCACTACAGCGTGGAGCAGAGCTGGGAGGCCATCCGGCAGGCGGACTTCTTGCTGCATCCGACGATCGATGGCGGCTCCCAGGGCGAGCCTTTCTCGCTCGCGGCCGCTCAGACGGTCATGCTCGGCAAGCCGGTGATTGCCACGGACTCGGGCAACCTCCCCATCATGCTCGGAGGCTATGGCCCCAAGCAGATCATCCCCATCCAGGATGTGGGGGCCCTGCGTGACGCGATCGCGGCGTGGCTGGATCGCGGCGTGCCAGCGTCCACGGAGGCCGACCGTGCCCTCGGTGAGACCTTGCGCCAGGGCTTCCTGCGCTCGGCGGAGGAGCACCTGCACCTGTACGAGCGGCTGCTGGGCCCGGGTCTGTCCGAAGTCGGGGCAGTGCTGGGCATGGATGACTGA
- a CDS encoding allene oxide cyclase barrel-like domain-containing protein — translation MNKPKKTGKLQQAVQWAGGTLLLAAPGLGCARAHADEPWTFTTIADARSGIATPVDLGAPGDSPGDMFVFDQPLLNEAKQNIGSNSGFCVRTLPGQFNECQWTLTLADGTITVAGRESDTGTSMIPVAGGTGNYLGVKGVLATTPNGDRTFTQVLSLIKAAP, via the coding sequence ATGAATAAACCAAAAAAGACAGGTAAGCTGCAGCAGGCCGTCCAGTGGGCCGGGGGCACCCTCTTGCTCGCCGCGCCGGGGCTGGGTTGCGCCAGAGCTCACGCGGACGAGCCATGGACCTTCACGACCATCGCCGATGCGCGCAGCGGCATCGCCACGCCGGTGGATCTCGGGGCGCCGGGGGACTCGCCCGGCGACATGTTCGTGTTTGATCAGCCACTGCTGAACGAGGCCAAGCAGAACATCGGCTCCAACAGCGGTTTCTGCGTGCGCACGCTGCCGGGCCAGTTCAACGAGTGCCAGTGGACGCTCACCCTCGCCGACGGCACCATCACCGTGGCGGGGCGTGAGTCCGACACCGGCACCTCGATGATCCCAGTCGCTGGAGGCACCGGCAATTACCTGGGCGTGAAGGGAGTGCTGGCCACCACCCCCAATGGGGACAGGACCTTCACGCAGGTGCTCTCGCTGATCAAAGCGGCGCCGTAA
- the rnk gene encoding nucleoside diphosphate kinase regulator, with protein sequence MSSRSVHAPRFAATVPALQITPEDMTRLRTVVERHLEGTKAAAAEQLELELDRAQLVRQEQIPPDIVTMRSRILFEDLDTGRRREASLVYPEEANMEQSRVSILAPVGLALLGLRVGDIIEWPLPNERLGKLRILEVLYQPEAAGDFHL encoded by the coding sequence ATGAGCTCACGTTCAGTGCATGCGCCGCGCTTCGCGGCAACCGTTCCGGCTTTGCAAATCACCCCCGAGGACATGACCCGCCTGCGGACGGTGGTGGAGCGGCACCTGGAGGGCACCAAGGCGGCAGCGGCCGAGCAACTGGAGCTGGAGCTGGACCGGGCCCAACTGGTGCGGCAGGAGCAGATCCCGCCCGATATCGTCACCATGAGATCGCGCATCCTCTTCGAGGACCTGGATACGGGCCGTCGCCGGGAGGCGTCGCTGGTCTATCCGGAAGAGGCGAACATGGAGCAATCGAGGGTCTCGATCCTGGCGCCAGTGGGGCTGGCCCTGCTGGGGCTCCGGGTGGGTGACATCATCGAGTGGCCGTTGCCGAATGAGCGCCTTGGCAAGCTCCGCATCCTGGAGGTTCTCTACCAGCCCGAGGCGGCAGGCGACTTTCACCTGTGA
- a CDS encoding glutathione S-transferase family protein, producing MALKFYAHPFSSYCQKVLIALYENALPFEWRMVDSAEVMAELAALWPLKRFPVLVDEGRTVPESSIIIEHLQLYHPGPVRLIPEDARAALEVRALDRFFDNYVSTPQGRIVFNQLRPEASRDPYGVSEARTQLEMAYGWLDGWMANREWASGQDFSLADCAAAPFLFYAHWTHPIDARFANVHAYRQRLLKRPSFARAVDEARPYRSFFPLGVPEQD from the coding sequence ATGGCCCTGAAGTTCTATGCGCACCCGTTCTCGTCGTACTGCCAGAAGGTGTTGATCGCGCTCTATGAGAACGCCTTGCCCTTCGAATGGCGCATGGTGGACAGCGCCGAGGTGATGGCCGAGCTCGCGGCGCTCTGGCCGCTCAAGCGCTTCCCCGTCCTGGTGGACGAGGGCCGCACGGTGCCGGAGTCGAGCATCATCATCGAGCACTTGCAGCTGTATCACCCGGGCCCGGTGCGGCTGATTCCCGAGGATGCACGCGCGGCGCTGGAAGTGCGCGCCCTGGACCGGTTCTTCGACAACTACGTGTCGACGCCGCAGGGGCGGATCGTCTTCAACCAGCTGCGGCCCGAGGCGAGCCGTGACCCGTACGGCGTGTCGGAAGCGCGCACGCAGCTCGAGATGGCCTATGGCTGGCTCGATGGGTGGATGGCGAACCGTGAGTGGGCCTCGGGCCAGGATTTCAGCCTGGCGGACTGCGCCGCCGCGCCGTTCCTGTTCTACGCGCACTGGACCCACCCCATCGACGCGCGCTTCGCCAACGTCCATGCCTACCGCCAGCGGTTGCTGAAGCGGCCGTCCTTCGCGCGCGCCGTGGACGAGGCGCGGCCTTACCGCTCCTTCTTTCCGCTCGGCGTGCCCGAGCAGGACTGA